One window of the Streptomyces asoensis genome contains the following:
- a CDS encoding DUF4190 domain-containing protein, with protein MSIPPPPGPHQPQDPYQPPQPQSPYPQDPFAPPPQAPYAQAPYGPQGPMGPGPMGPGPMGPGPGPGPMGPYPQAPYPQAPYGAVPYPVWGQGYSPYGRPSPVNGVAIASLVLGLLCFLPGVGLLLGIIALVQIKKRGERGKAMAIVGTVLSSIGLAVWVLALSTGGASDFWDGFKEGASGNSSFALAKGDCFDVPGETFDEDVYDVDEVDCSGEHDAEVFATVPLPGDSFPGDDHVTDVADDKCYTLQDAYAMDPWALTDEVDIYYLTPTADSWSWGDREITCVFANVDEKGTLTGSLRADASTLDADQFAFLKAMAAVDKVLFEEPEEYAEEDLASNRTWAGDTGEVTGNQADQLSSHLWMTPDREKPLAALAKDMEDAAEEWAAAKKATDADGFYVHYDKAYKYVDGATTVTAREALGLATTPPTYDEDSDSGSGGTGGGDSDSGLDV; from the coding sequence GTGTCCATACCCCCGCCTCCCGGGCCGCACCAGCCCCAGGACCCGTACCAGCCTCCGCAGCCGCAGAGCCCGTACCCGCAGGACCCGTTCGCCCCGCCCCCGCAGGCTCCGTACGCCCAGGCCCCGTACGGCCCGCAGGGTCCGATGGGTCCGGGGCCGATGGGTCCGGGGCCGATGGGTCCGGGTCCGGGTCCGGGTCCGATGGGGCCGTACCCGCAGGCCCCGTACCCGCAGGCCCCGTACGGCGCGGTGCCCTATCCCGTCTGGGGGCAGGGCTACAGCCCCTACGGCCGGCCCTCGCCGGTCAACGGCGTGGCCATCGCCTCCCTCGTCCTCGGCCTCCTCTGCTTCCTGCCGGGCGTCGGGCTGCTGCTCGGGATCATCGCGCTGGTGCAGATCAAGAAGCGGGGGGAGCGCGGCAAGGCGATGGCGATCGTGGGCACGGTCCTGTCCTCGATCGGACTCGCGGTGTGGGTCCTCGCGCTGTCCACCGGCGGCGCCTCCGACTTCTGGGACGGCTTCAAGGAGGGCGCGAGCGGCAACTCCAGCTTCGCGCTCGCCAAGGGCGACTGCTTCGACGTGCCGGGCGAGACCTTCGACGAGGACGTCTACGACGTCGACGAGGTGGACTGCTCCGGTGAGCACGACGCCGAGGTGTTCGCCACGGTCCCGCTGCCCGGCGACAGCTTCCCGGGCGACGACCACGTCACGGACGTGGCCGACGACAAGTGCTACACGCTCCAGGACGCCTACGCGATGGACCCCTGGGCGCTGACCGACGAGGTCGACATCTACTACCTCACGCCCACCGCCGACAGCTGGAGCTGGGGCGACCGCGAGATCACCTGCGTCTTCGCCAACGTGGACGAGAAAGGCACCCTGACCGGTTCGCTGCGCGCCGACGCGTCGACGCTCGACGCCGACCAGTTCGCCTTCCTCAAGGCGATGGCCGCCGTCGACAAGGTGCTCTTCGAGGAGCCCGAGGAGTACGCCGAGGAGGACCTCGCGAGCAACCGCACCTGGGCCGGTGACACCGGCGAAGTGACCGGCAACCAGGCGGACCAGCTGAGCTCACACCTCTGGATGACGCCGGACCGGGAAAAGCCCCTGGCCGCCCTGGCGAAGGACATGGAGGACGCGGCCGAGGAGTGGGCGGCGGCGAAGAAGGCCACCGACGCCGACGGCTTCTACGTGCACTACGACAAGGCCTACAAGTACGTCGACGGCGCCACCACGGTCACCGCCCGCGAGGCTCTGGGCCTGGCCACCACCCCGCCCACCTACGACGAGGACTCCGACAGCGGGAGCGGCGGCACGGGCGGGGGCGACAGCGACAGCGGTCTGGATGTGTGA
- a CDS encoding GntR family transcriptional regulator has translation MTFGEQPAYLRVAGDLRKKISDGSLPPHTRLPSQARIREEYGVSDTVALEARKVLMAEGLVEGRSGSGTYVRERPVPRRIARSGYRPVSGATPFRQEQAEAHTRGTWESSSEQAEAGVSVAERLGIASGDRVMCTRYVFREAGEAMMLSTSWEPLAVTGRTPVMLPEEGPLGGMGVVERMRAIDVIVDNVTEEVGARPGLAEELLALGGVPGHVVLVVQRTYYASGRPVETADVVIPADRYRVAYHLPVK, from the coding sequence GTGACATTCGGTGAGCAGCCGGCGTATCTGCGTGTCGCGGGTGATCTGCGCAAGAAGATCTCCGACGGGTCGCTGCCACCGCACACCCGGCTCCCCTCCCAGGCGAGAATCCGCGAGGAGTACGGGGTCTCCGACACCGTCGCCCTCGAGGCGCGCAAGGTGCTGATGGCCGAGGGGCTGGTCGAGGGCCGCTCCGGGTCGGGCACGTATGTGCGCGAGCGGCCCGTGCCGCGCCGGATCGCCCGCTCCGGCTACCGCCCCGTGAGCGGCGCCACGCCGTTCCGGCAGGAGCAGGCCGAGGCGCACACCCGGGGGACGTGGGAGTCCAGCAGCGAGCAGGCCGAGGCGGGCGTCTCCGTCGCCGAGCGGCTCGGCATCGCGTCCGGCGACCGCGTGATGTGCACCAGATACGTCTTCCGGGAGGCCGGTGAGGCGATGATGCTCTCCACCTCCTGGGAGCCCCTCGCCGTCACCGGCCGCACCCCCGTCATGCTGCCCGAGGAGGGCCCGCTCGGCGGCATGGGCGTCGTCGAGCGGATGCGCGCCATCGACGTGATCGTCGACAACGTCACGGAGGAGGTCGGCGCCCGGCCCGGGCTGGCCGAGGAACTTCTCGCCCTCGGCGGCGTCCCGGGGCATGTCGTCCTGGTCGTCCAGCGCACGTACTACGCCTCGGGCCGCCCGGTCGAGACGGCCGACGTGGTGATCCCGGCCGACCGTTACCGGGTCGCCTACCACCTGCCGGTGAAGTAG
- a CDS encoding AfsR/SARP family transcriptional regulator — MEFLVLGSLELRESGTPIRVRGMRQQRLLALLLLNANRVVPMDALVDELWEDPPSSARPQVHNAIRDLRRILSASDGTSLVTVDVGYRLVVPEDAVDAHRFVSRVRAAKAAERENRYAEAVRLLQSAVDLWRGEAFAGIQCPAVSGAAVKLAEQRLTAVEDLVALRLKLGETGSLVGELHALIAEYPLRDALRGSLMIALCRSGRQADALAVYDEGRRFLVDELGLEPSPRLRALHAEILADSPDLHGSGGPALAAAGAEPPDDRRTGPSAPPGNGRHYLPHDLTDFTGRTAELATLSAVAAQEPGGSPVMVAIDGMGGVGKTTLAVRLAHRVTELYPDGQYFINLHGFSATRSPVPTEHALAVLLQASGLTAAEIPPSLEERSALWRSRLAGRRCLVVLDDAADSAHVTPLLPGTGGTLVLVTSRRKLTALDGARPLCLDVLPPTDAVTLFRRIVGEPRARREPTQVAQAVELCGRLPLALRIAATRLRDRPAWAVADLVERLAQPAQRARCLQTADRDLMAVLRVSYDHLSAPERQFSRLISLQPSASYDIAHAALVTGLPAGDVEHHFDALIENNLIREDTPARFSFHSLIRDCTRELLAEEAGAAA; from the coding sequence ATGGAATTCCTGGTCCTGGGATCTCTGGAACTGCGTGAGTCGGGCACCCCGATCCGCGTCCGGGGCATGCGGCAACAGCGGCTCCTCGCCCTGCTGCTCCTCAACGCCAACCGGGTCGTTCCGATGGACGCGCTGGTGGACGAGCTGTGGGAGGACCCGCCGTCGTCGGCCCGTCCGCAGGTGCACAACGCGATCCGCGACCTGCGCCGCATCCTTTCCGCGTCGGACGGGACCAGCCTGGTCACCGTGGACGTCGGCTACCGCCTGGTCGTACCCGAGGACGCCGTGGACGCGCACCGGTTCGTCAGCCGGGTGCGCGCGGCCAAGGCGGCGGAGCGCGAGAACCGGTACGCCGAGGCCGTCCGGCTGCTCCAGTCGGCGGTGGACCTCTGGCGCGGGGAGGCCTTCGCCGGTATCCAGTGCCCGGCGGTCTCCGGTGCCGCGGTCAAGCTCGCCGAGCAGCGGCTGACCGCCGTGGAGGACCTCGTCGCGCTGCGCCTGAAGCTCGGCGAGACCGGCTCCCTCGTCGGGGAACTGCACGCGCTGATCGCGGAGTACCCGCTGCGCGACGCCCTGCGCGGCAGCCTGATGATCGCCCTGTGCCGCAGCGGCCGGCAGGCCGACGCCCTCGCCGTCTACGACGAGGGCCGGCGGTTCCTGGTGGACGAGCTCGGCCTGGAGCCGAGCCCCCGGCTGCGCGCCCTGCACGCGGAGATCCTCGCCGACTCCCCGGACCTGCACGGCTCGGGCGGACCCGCCCTCGCGGCGGCCGGCGCCGAGCCGCCCGACGACCGCAGGACGGGCCCGTCCGCACCGCCCGGGAACGGCAGGCACTACCTGCCCCACGACCTCACGGACTTCACCGGGCGCACCGCGGAGCTGGCCACCCTCTCGGCCGTCGCCGCGCAGGAGCCGGGCGGCTCGCCCGTGATGGTGGCCATCGACGGCATGGGCGGGGTCGGCAAGACGACGCTCGCGGTGCGCCTCGCCCACCGGGTCACCGAGCTCTACCCGGACGGGCAGTACTTCATCAACCTGCACGGCTTCAGCGCGACCCGGTCGCCGGTGCCGACCGAGCACGCGCTCGCCGTCCTCCTCCAGGCGAGCGGCCTCACCGCGGCGGAGATCCCGCCCAGCCTGGAGGAGCGCAGCGCCCTGTGGCGCTCGCGCCTGGCGGGCCGCCGCTGCCTGGTCGTCCTCGACGACGCGGCGGACAGCGCCCACGTCACCCCGCTGCTGCCGGGCACCGGGGGCACGTTGGTGCTGGTGACCAGTCGGCGCAAGCTCACCGCTCTGGACGGCGCCCGGCCGCTCTGCCTCGACGTGCTGCCGCCCACCGACGCCGTGACGCTGTTCCGGCGGATCGTCGGAGAGCCCCGCGCGCGGCGCGAGCCGACGCAGGTCGCGCAGGCCGTCGAGCTGTGCGGCCGGCTGCCGCTGGCCCTGCGCATCGCCGCGACCCGGCTGCGCGACCGTCCGGCGTGGGCTGTCGCCGACCTCGTCGAGCGCCTCGCGCAACCGGCGCAGCGGGCCCGCTGTCTCCAGACCGCCGACCGCGATCTCATGGCCGTGCTGCGGGTGTCCTACGACCATCTGAGCGCGCCCGAACGGCAGTTCAGCCGACTCATCAGCCTCCAGCCGTCCGCCTCCTACGACATCGCGCACGCGGCCCTCGTCACGGGCCTGCCGGCCGGGGACGTGGAACACCACTTCGACGCGCTGATCGAGAACAACCTCATCCGGGAGGACACCCCGGCCCGGTTCTCCTTCCACAGCCTGATCCGGGACTGCACCCGGGAGCTGCTCGCCGAGGAGGCGGGGGCGGCCGCCTGA